One genomic window of Cupriavidus oxalaticus includes the following:
- the aspS gene encoding aspartate--tRNA ligase yields MSSMRTHYCGLVTEQFSGQEVALTGWVQRRRDHGGVIFIDLRDREGLVQVVCDPDRPEMFKAAEEIRNEFCIRVTGKVRPRPAGTENANLTSGKIEVLCHELTVLNPSVTPPFQLDDDNLSETTRLTHRVLDLRRPQMQYNLRLRYKVAMEVRKFLDAQGFIDIETPMLGKSTPEGARDYLVPSRVNPGHFFALPQSPQIFKQMLMVSGFDRYYQITKCFRDEDLRADRQPEFTQIDCETSFLTEQEIRDLFEDMMRTVFKNAIDVDLDAKFPVMEFREAMARFGSDKPDLRVKLEFTELTEVMKDVDFKVFSGPANSDNGRVVGLRVPGGGAISRGEIDAYTQFVGIYGAKGLAWIKVNEVAKGRDGLQSPIVKNLHDAAIAEILKRTGAQDGDIIFFGADKAKVVNDSIGALRLKIGHSDFGKANGLFEDAWKPLWVVDFPMFEYDEEDARWVAMHHPFTSPKDEHLEYLETDPGKCLAKAYDMVLNGWEMGGGSVRIFRSDIQSKVFRALNINDEEARAKFGYLLDALQYGAPPHGGLAFGLDRIVTMMAGADSIRDVIAFPKTQRAQDLLTQAPSSVDEKQLRELHIRLRAAEPKPNA; encoded by the coding sequence ATGTCCTCCATGCGTACTCACTACTGCGGTCTGGTGACCGAACAATTCTCGGGCCAGGAAGTGGCCCTGACCGGCTGGGTCCAGCGCCGCCGCGACCATGGCGGCGTGATCTTCATCGACCTGCGCGACCGCGAAGGCCTGGTGCAGGTGGTGTGTGACCCGGACCGCCCCGAGATGTTCAAGGCCGCGGAAGAGATCCGCAACGAGTTCTGCATTCGCGTCACCGGCAAGGTGCGTCCGCGCCCGGCCGGCACCGAGAACGCCAACCTGACCTCGGGCAAGATCGAAGTGCTGTGCCACGAGCTGACCGTGCTGAACCCGTCGGTCACGCCCCCGTTCCAGCTCGACGACGACAACCTGTCGGAAACCACCCGCCTGACGCACCGCGTGCTGGACCTGCGCCGCCCGCAGATGCAGTACAACCTGCGCCTGCGCTACAAGGTGGCGATGGAAGTGCGCAAGTTCCTGGACGCCCAGGGCTTCATCGACATCGAGACCCCGATGCTGGGCAAGAGCACGCCCGAAGGCGCGCGCGACTATCTGGTGCCGTCGCGCGTGAACCCGGGCCACTTCTTCGCGCTGCCGCAGTCGCCGCAGATCTTCAAGCAGATGCTGATGGTCTCGGGCTTCGACCGCTACTACCAGATCACCAAGTGCTTCCGCGACGAAGACCTGCGCGCGGATCGCCAGCCTGAATTTACGCAGATCGACTGCGAGACCTCGTTCCTGACCGAGCAGGAGATCCGCGACCTGTTCGAGGACATGATGCGCACGGTGTTCAAGAACGCCATCGATGTCGACCTGGACGCCAAGTTCCCGGTGATGGAGTTCCGCGAAGCCATGGCCCGCTTCGGCTCGGACAAGCCTGACCTGCGCGTCAAGCTGGAATTCACCGAGCTGACGGAAGTGATGAAGGACGTCGATTTCAAGGTGTTCTCGGGCCCGGCCAACAGCGACAACGGCCGCGTGGTCGGCCTGCGCGTGCCGGGCGGCGGCGCCATCTCGCGTGGCGAGATCGACGCCTACACCCAGTTTGTCGGCATCTACGGCGCCAAGGGCCTGGCCTGGATCAAGGTCAACGAAGTGGCCAAGGGCCGCGACGGCCTGCAGTCGCCGATCGTCAAGAACCTGCACGACGCTGCCATTGCCGAGATCCTGAAGCGCACCGGCGCCCAGGACGGCGACATCATTTTCTTCGGCGCCGACAAGGCCAAGGTGGTCAACGACTCGATCGGCGCGCTGCGCCTGAAGATCGGCCACTCCGACTTCGGCAAGGCCAATGGCCTGTTCGAGGACGCCTGGAAGCCGCTGTGGGTGGTGGACTTCCCGATGTTCGAGTACGACGAGGAAGACGCCCGCTGGGTCGCCATGCACCACCCGTTCACCAGCCCCAAGGACGAGCACCTGGAATACCTGGAGACCGACCCGGGCAAGTGCCTGGCCAAGGCCTACGACATGGTGCTGAACGGCTGGGAAATGGGCGGCGGCTCGGTCCGTATCTTCCGCTCGGACATCCAGAGCAAGGTGTTCCGCGCGCTCAACATCAACGACGAGGAAGCCCGCGCCAAGTTCGGCTACCTGCTGGACGCGCTGCAGTACGGCGCGCCCCCGCACGGCGGCCTGGCCTTCGGCCTGGACCGTATCGTGACCATGATGGCCGGCGCCGACTCGATCCGCGACGTGATCGCCTTCCCCAAGACCCAGCGCGCCCAGGACCTGCTGACCCAGGCCCCGAGCTCGGTCGACGAGAAGCAGCTGCGCGAGCTGCACATCCGCCTGCGCGCTGCGGAACCGAAGCCGAACGCCTGA
- a CDS encoding FmdB family zinc ribbon protein, whose amino-acid sequence MPIYAYRCDACGHGRDVLQKMSDAPLTDCPSCGAAGSFKKQLTAAGFQLKGSGWYVTDFRGGSGGTSAPAAGGAAAGAAAASAPAAAESSSASTTAAAAPAAGGCGSACACH is encoded by the coding sequence ATGCCGATCTATGCCTACCGTTGCGACGCCTGCGGCCACGGGCGCGATGTGCTGCAAAAAATGAGCGACGCCCCGCTGACGGACTGCCCGTCGTGCGGCGCCGCCGGTTCGTTCAAGAAGCAGCTGACCGCGGCCGGCTTCCAGCTCAAGGGCTCGGGCTGGTACGTGACCGACTTCCGCGGCGGCAGCGGCGGCACCAGCGCGCCGGCCGCGGGCGGTGCGGCTGCCGGCGCGGCAGCGGCCAGCGCCCCGGCCGCCGCCGAATCGTCTTCGGCCAGCACCACCGCCGCCGCCGCGCCTGCCGCCGGCGGTTGCGGCAGCGCCTGCGCCTGCCACTGA
- a CDS encoding DUF502 domain-containing protein, protein MVAKKTSALKTWFLTGLLVLVPLGITLWVLSLIIGTMDQSLALLPEAWRPDRLMFGKRVTGLGAILTLLFILLVGLLAHNFIGQRLVRWWEALLGHIPVVGPIYTSVKQVSDTLLSSSGNAFRKALLVQYPREGSWTIAFLTGRPGGDVQNHLQGEYVSVYVPTTPNPTSGFFLMMPKADTIELDMTVDAALKYIVSMGVVAPAELPRKSDSAPPPQRPPASRASSGEAVETTDP, encoded by the coding sequence GTGGTCGCCAAGAAGACTTCCGCCCTCAAGACCTGGTTCCTGACCGGTCTGCTGGTGCTGGTGCCGCTGGGCATCACGCTGTGGGTGCTCAGCCTGATCATCGGCACGATGGACCAGAGCCTGGCACTGCTGCCCGAGGCCTGGCGCCCGGACCGGCTCATGTTCGGCAAGCGCGTCACCGGCCTCGGCGCCATCCTGACGCTGCTGTTCATCCTGCTGGTCGGCCTGCTGGCGCATAACTTCATCGGTCAGCGCCTGGTGCGCTGGTGGGAAGCGCTGCTGGGCCATATCCCCGTGGTCGGCCCGATCTACACCAGCGTCAAGCAGGTGTCGGACACGCTGCTGTCGTCGTCGGGCAATGCTTTCCGCAAGGCGCTGCTGGTGCAGTATCCGCGCGAGGGCTCGTGGACCATCGCCTTCCTGACCGGCCGCCCCGGCGGCGACGTGCAGAACCACCTGCAGGGCGAGTACGTCAGCGTCTACGTGCCGACCACGCCGAATCCGACTTCGGGCTTCTTCCTGATGATGCCCAAGGCCGACACCATCGAACTCGACATGACCGTCGATGCCGCGCTCAAGTACATCGTCTCGATGGGCGTGGTGGCGCCGGCCGAGCTGCCCCGCAAGAGCGATAGCGCGCCGCCGCCGCAGCGGCCGCCGGCCAGCCGCGCCAGCAGCGGGGAAGCGGTCGAGACGACCGATCCTTAA
- the clsB gene encoding cardiolipin synthase ClsB: MSRISHSERPHVTAAGTAENTADGQRHRMLRWTWRRGKPTSGNTVRLLHGGQDFFPALIEAIDQAAFQVVLETYIYADDDIGRAVSEALVRAAARGVSVRVTVDGFGAGDMPAAMAERLSGGGVQLRVYRKLHGFRLARRHLRRLHRKLAVIDGQVAFVGGINIIDDLNHGPFEGTNLGPRYDFAVQVSGPLVDRIALTAERLWWRLALRDTYGSGRAAAVADYPLLTDLPPRAEPTGGVRAALLLRDNLRNRRTIEREYLRALGAARHDVILANAYFLPGHKMRRALLACRARGVRVRLLLQGMVEYRLQHYATHALYASLLEAGVEIYEYAESFLHAKVGVVDEAWATVGSSNMDPFSLLLAREANVAVYDAAFAAELRTALESAIAHRSVRVMPEAHARRSPLHRLANWTAYMLLRLGVIIAGVTGRY; this comes from the coding sequence ATGTCACGGATATCCCACTCCGAGCGGCCGCATGTGACCGCCGCTGGCACTGCCGAAAACACTGCCGACGGGCAACGCCATCGCATGCTGCGCTGGACATGGCGCCGCGGCAAGCCGACCAGCGGCAACACCGTGCGCCTGCTGCACGGCGGCCAGGACTTCTTTCCCGCGCTGATCGAAGCGATCGACCAGGCCGCTTTCCAGGTAGTGCTGGAAACCTACATCTATGCCGACGACGACATTGGCCGCGCCGTCAGCGAAGCGCTGGTACGTGCCGCCGCGCGCGGCGTCTCGGTTCGCGTCACCGTCGACGGCTTCGGCGCCGGCGACATGCCCGCCGCCATGGCCGAGCGCCTGAGCGGGGGCGGCGTACAGCTGCGCGTCTACCGCAAGCTGCACGGCTTCCGGCTGGCCCGGCGCCACCTGCGCCGGCTGCACCGCAAGCTGGCGGTGATCGACGGGCAGGTGGCCTTCGTCGGAGGCATCAACATCATCGACGACCTCAACCACGGCCCGTTCGAAGGCACCAACCTGGGACCGCGCTACGACTTCGCGGTGCAGGTCAGCGGCCCGCTGGTGGACCGCATCGCGCTGACCGCCGAACGGCTCTGGTGGCGCCTGGCGCTGCGCGACACGTACGGCAGCGGCCGCGCCGCAGCGGTGGCCGACTACCCGCTGCTGACCGACCTGCCACCCCGTGCCGAGCCCACCGGCGGCGTGCGGGCCGCGCTGCTGCTGCGCGACAACCTGCGCAACCGCCGCACCATCGAGCGCGAATACCTGCGCGCGCTCGGCGCCGCGCGCCATGATGTGATCCTGGCCAACGCCTACTTCCTGCCCGGCCACAAGATGCGCCGCGCGCTGCTGGCCTGCCGCGCGCGCGGCGTGCGCGTGCGGCTGCTGCTGCAGGGCATGGTCGAATACCGGCTGCAGCACTACGCCACGCACGCGCTCTATGCCTCCCTGCTGGAAGCCGGCGTGGAGATCTACGAGTACGCAGAGAGCTTCCTGCACGCCAAGGTCGGCGTGGTCGACGAAGCGTGGGCCACCGTGGGTTCGAGCAATATGGACCCGTTCAGCCTGCTGCTGGCGCGCGAAGCCAACGTGGCCGTTTATGATGCTGCCTTTGCCGCGGAACTGCGCACGGCGCTGGAAAGCGCCATTGCGCACCGCAGCGTGCGCGTCATGCCGGAAGCCCATGCACGGCGCTCGCCGCTGCACCGGCTGGCGAACTGGACCGCGTACATGCTGCTGCGGCTCGGCGTGATCATCGCCGGCGTCACGGGGCGCTACTGA
- the nudB gene encoding dihydroneopterin triphosphate diphosphatase — MPYKIPESVLVVIYTPDLQVLLLERADRPGFWQSVTGSLDTLDEPLALTAAREVAEETGIITGEHLLADWGHSIQYEIYPQWRHRYAEGVTRNTEHWFGLRVHEALPVTLAPREHLQYKWLPWEQAAAQCFSSSNAEAIRQLAWRAAGAAGQQALCGAQP, encoded by the coding sequence ATGCCCTACAAGATTCCGGAATCCGTGCTGGTCGTGATCTACACGCCAGATCTTCAAGTCTTGCTGCTGGAACGCGCCGATCGCCCGGGGTTCTGGCAGTCCGTGACCGGCAGCCTCGATACCCTGGACGAACCCCTGGCATTGACCGCCGCACGCGAGGTGGCGGAGGAAACCGGCATCATTACCGGCGAGCACCTGCTGGCCGACTGGGGCCATTCGATCCAGTACGAGATCTACCCGCAGTGGCGGCACCGCTACGCCGAAGGCGTCACGCGCAATACCGAGCACTGGTTCGGCCTGCGCGTGCATGAAGCGTTGCCGGTGACGCTGGCGCCACGCGAGCACCTGCAATACAAGTGGCTGCCGTGGGAGCAGGCCGCCGCCCAATGCTTCTCCAGCAGCAATGCCGAAGCCATCCGCCAGCTGGCCTGGCGCGCGGCCGGTGCCGCCGGGCAGCAGGCGCTATGCGGAGCGCAGCCATGA
- the mobB gene encoding molybdopterin-guanine dinucleotide biosynthesis protein B — protein sequence MKVFGITGSSGSGKTTLLDQLIPRFVAAGVRVAGVKHTHHGFDPDTPGKDSWRMREAGCANVVLVGARHLTLMRHYPEAVPSPELDDALAVLPADIDLVLVEGYKRSDFPKLEVFRPGLGRAPLWDEVPGVVAVASEDVAGTAAMTSLPVLDLNDPDAVFAFIRDYSSR from the coding sequence GTGAAGGTATTCGGCATCACCGGCTCGTCCGGCAGCGGCAAGACCACGCTGCTCGACCAGCTGATCCCCCGCTTTGTCGCCGCCGGCGTGCGCGTGGCCGGCGTCAAGCACACCCACCACGGCTTCGATCCCGACACGCCGGGCAAGGACTCCTGGCGCATGCGCGAGGCCGGCTGCGCCAACGTGGTGCTGGTCGGCGCGCGCCACCTGACGTTGATGCGACACTATCCCGAGGCAGTGCCTTCGCCGGAGCTGGACGACGCGCTGGCGGTGCTGCCGGCCGACATCGACCTGGTGCTGGTGGAGGGCTACAAGCGCAGCGATTTTCCAAAGCTGGAGGTGTTCCGGCCCGGGCTGGGGCGTGCGCCGCTGTGGGACGAAGTACCGGGGGTGGTGGCGGTGGCTAGTGAAGATGTCGCGGGCACCGCGGCGATGACGTCGTTGCCGGTGCTGGATTTGAACGATCCGGATGCGGTGTTCGCCTTTATCCGCGACTATTCGAGCCGCTAG
- a CDS encoding endonuclease/exonuclease/phosphatase family protein: MKLRVVTYNIHKGVTGLSRRPRIQNVRAGLHAMDADIVFLQEVQDRNDRLVAAALFDPDHTQLNYLATDAYPHSVYGRNAVYDYGHHGNAILSRHPILMSENLDISDHRFEQRGLLHAVADINGIETHLICVHFGLFARSRARQAEALVERVRNVVPEGVPLVIAGDFNDWNHRLDAQICNTLHAVEASHARGARLHTFPSHMPWWQLDRIYVRGFEIERAHALTGRDWAQRSDHVPLVAELGRAHKEAVEAAAEQRDKAA; the protein is encoded by the coding sequence ATGAAACTGCGCGTGGTCACCTACAACATCCACAAGGGGGTGACCGGCCTGTCGCGGCGCCCGCGCATCCAGAACGTGCGGGCCGGCCTGCATGCGATGGATGCGGACATCGTCTTCCTGCAGGAAGTGCAGGACCGCAACGACCGCCTGGTGGCGGCGGCGCTGTTCGATCCCGACCATACCCAGCTCAACTACCTGGCGACCGATGCGTATCCGCATTCGGTCTACGGGCGCAACGCGGTCTATGACTACGGCCATCACGGCAACGCGATCCTGTCGCGCCATCCGATCCTGATGTCCGAAAACCTCGACATTTCCGACCACCGCTTCGAACAGCGCGGACTGCTGCATGCGGTGGCGGACATCAACGGCATCGAGACCCACCTGATCTGCGTGCATTTCGGCCTGTTCGCCCGCAGCCGCGCCCGCCAGGCCGAGGCGCTGGTCGAGCGCGTGCGCAACGTGGTGCCCGAGGGGGTGCCGCTGGTGATCGCCGGCGACTTCAACGACTGGAACCACCGGCTCGATGCGCAGATCTGCAATACGCTGCATGCGGTGGAGGCGTCGCACGCGCGCGGCGCGCGGCTGCATACGTTCCCGAGCCATATGCCGTGGTGGCAGCTGGACCGGATCTACGTGCGCGGCTTCGAGATCGAGCGCGCGCACGCGCTGACCGGGCGGGACTGGGCGCAGCGGTCGGACCATGTGCCGCTGGTGGCGGAACTGGGTCGTGCGCACAAGGAGGCTGTGGAAGCGGCGGCCGAGCAGCGGGACAAGGCTGCCTGA